From the Natrarchaeobaculum aegyptiacum genome, one window contains:
- a CDS encoding GNAT family N-acetyltransferase gives MFVRTATPDDTLEVRRIVDGAMLEPGPVEDRIANGDVLVAGDRRGSSVETPPVERILGTAVLEPRDHGAHVDAVAVRRRHRGRGIGSALIEAALERKGRLTAHFDADVRPFYDALGFEIEPLGEGRYRGVASRPETGGETRR, from the coding sequence GTGTTCGTCAGGACCGCGACGCCCGACGATACCCTCGAGGTTCGACGCATCGTCGACGGGGCGATGCTCGAGCCCGGACCCGTCGAGGATCGGATCGCCAACGGCGACGTCCTCGTCGCGGGTGACCGCCGTGGATCGAGTGTCGAAACTCCCCCTGTGGAGCGAATCCTCGGAACCGCAGTCCTCGAGCCACGCGACCACGGTGCACACGTCGACGCCGTCGCCGTCCGGCGACGCCACCGGGGGCGTGGGATCGGGAGCGCGCTGATCGAAGCCGCACTCGAGCGAAAGGGCCGGCTCACGGCGCACTTCGACGCCGACGTGCGGCCGTTCTACGACGCACTCGGGTTCGAAATCGAGCCGCTCGGTGAGGGGCGATACCGGGGCGTGGCGTCTCGACCCGAAACAGGGGGCGAGACCCGACGGTGA
- the samp2 gene encoding ubiquitin-like small modifier protein SAMP2 encodes MRVTVDVKGDETHELDFEELSDLDGSDPSRGSRVEAQPTYADLLRAVDLSPHEVSVLVDGRPVPEDQPVETDHVTVLRLIKGG; translated from the coding sequence ATGCGCGTCACCGTGGACGTCAAGGGCGACGAGACGCACGAACTCGACTTCGAGGAGCTGTCGGACCTCGACGGGAGCGATCCATCGAGAGGCTCGCGGGTCGAGGCCCAGCCGACGTACGCGGACCTCCTCCGAGCGGTCGACCTGAGCCCCCACGAGGTGAGCGTCCTCGTCGACGGCCGGCCCGTCCCGGAGGACCAGCCGGTCGAGACTGACCACGTGACCGTCCTCCGGCTGATCAAAGGCGGGTGA
- a CDS encoding universal stress protein → MYTVVVAVTADRGLEVARYVTTLAEDGREVEAIVVNVFEEFEVADEAGVVNSADLFEDVEPPEIVDAVTSDLESAGVDVTVRHEHGDPVTEIMRVAEEVDADTIAVESRKRSPTGKAIFGSTAQRLVLEADRPVTVMTEPSD, encoded by the coding sequence ATGTACACGGTCGTCGTCGCAGTCACTGCAGATCGAGGACTCGAGGTCGCACGATACGTCACCACGCTCGCCGAAGACGGTCGCGAGGTCGAAGCCATCGTCGTAAACGTCTTCGAGGAGTTCGAGGTCGCCGACGAGGCTGGCGTCGTAAACTCTGCGGACCTCTTCGAGGACGTCGAACCACCCGAAATCGTCGACGCCGTCACGTCGGACCTCGAGTCCGCCGGCGTCGACGTCACCGTTCGCCACGAACACGGGGACCCGGTCACCGAAATCATGCGGGTGGCCGAGGAAGTCGACGCCGATACCATCGCCGTCGAGAGCCGCAAGCGATCGCCAACCGGAAAGGCGATCTTCGGCAGTACGGCCCAGCGGCTCGTTCTCGAGGCAGATCGGCCGGTGACCGTGATGACCGAGCCGTCGGACTGA
- a CDS encoding replication factor C small subunit: MSEADAEPAEPTEPTPGRTEVWIEKYRPQRLDEIKGHEDIVPRLQRYVTQDDLPHLMFAGPAGTGKTTSATAIAREVYGDDWRENFLELNASDQRGIDVVRDRIKDFARSSFGGYDHRIIFLDEADALTSDAQSALRRTMEQFSNNTRFILSCNYSSQIIDPIQSRCAVFRFTELGETAIEAQVRDIADNEGIEVTDDGVDALVYAADGDMRKAINGLQAAAVMGEVVDEETVFAITSTARPEEVEAMVEHAIDGDFTAARAALEELLTDRGLAGGDVIDQLHRSAWTFDIPEQATVRLLERLGEADYRITEGANERLQLEALLASLALENE; this comes from the coding sequence ATGAGCGAGGCCGACGCCGAGCCGGCGGAGCCGACGGAGCCGACGCCCGGCCGGACCGAAGTCTGGATCGAGAAGTATCGGCCGCAGCGACTCGACGAGATCAAGGGCCACGAGGACATCGTCCCGCGACTACAGCGGTACGTCACGCAGGACGACCTCCCCCACCTCATGTTCGCGGGGCCAGCCGGAACCGGCAAGACGACCTCGGCGACGGCCATCGCCCGTGAGGTCTACGGCGACGACTGGCGCGAGAACTTCCTCGAGCTGAACGCCTCCGACCAGCGCGGAATCGACGTGGTTCGCGACCGCATCAAGGACTTCGCGCGCTCGTCGTTCGGCGGCTACGACCACCGTATCATCTTCCTGGACGAGGCCGACGCGCTCACCAGTGACGCCCAGTCGGCGCTACGCCGGACGATGGAGCAGTTCTCGAACAACACGCGCTTTATCCTCTCGTGTAACTACTCGAGCCAGATCATCGACCCCATCCAGTCGCGGTGTGCCGTCTTCCGCTTTACCGAACTCGGCGAGACGGCCATCGAAGCCCAGGTTCGCGACATCGCGGACAACGAAGGGATCGAGGTGACCGACGACGGCGTCGACGCGCTCGTCTACGCCGCCGACGGCGACATGCGAAAGGCGATCAACGGACTGCAGGCCGCCGCGGTGATGGGCGAGGTCGTCGACGAGGAGACGGTCTTCGCGATCACTTCGACCGCCCGCCCCGAAGAAGTCGAGGCGATGGTCGAACACGCTATCGACGGCGACTTCACCGCCGCGCGGGCTGCCCTGGAGGAACTGCTGACCGACCGTGGACTCGCCGGCGGCGACGTCATCGACCAGCTGCATCGCTCGGCCTGGACGTTCGACATCCCGGAGCAGGCGACCGTCCGCCTGCTCGAACGGCTGGGCGAGGCCGACTACCGGATCACCGAAGGGGCGAACGAACGCCTGCAACTCGAGGCCTTGCTGGCGTCGCTGGCGCTCGAGAACGAGTAG